The following are encoded together in the Thiobacillus sp. SCUT-2 genome:
- a CDS encoding PilW family protein → MKPMSKPARGQSGFGLVEILIAMTLGLILLGGIGYLYIGSRGAFRTTDNLSRMQENARYALDMMSRDIRMAGYLGCGNIQSTRVNTIANPPIPQMGAGNALIGYDNGTGWTNPSTVARAAGDVLSIMAAWSSGVNLTGNLVPQNSNIQIGSNPDGFQAGDVLVVTNCVNADVFRATTVSTGSGTTVTIAHANSSNTGNRVGTYGPDAFVMRVNQYSYFIGTNPAGNRALYRVGVTGSAEELVENVWDMQIRYGLDTNGDGAVDSYSSAPTNWPQVVSVTLNLLMRSPDDNISTATQSATFNNGTFNAPDRRLYQVYSATVGVRNRIPPM, encoded by the coding sequence ATGAAGCCGATGTCGAAACCTGCACGCGGGCAATCGGGCTTCGGCCTGGTCGAGATCCTCATCGCCATGACCCTCGGGCTCATCCTGTTGGGGGGAATCGGCTATTTGTATATCGGCAGCCGCGGCGCCTTCCGCACCACCGACAATCTTTCGCGCATGCAGGAAAACGCGCGCTACGCGCTCGACATGATGAGTCGCGATATCCGCATGGCTGGCTATCTCGGTTGCGGCAACATCCAGTCGACCCGGGTCAACACCATCGCCAACCCGCCTATTCCCCAGATGGGTGCGGGCAACGCTCTGATCGGCTACGACAACGGTACGGGCTGGACCAACCCGAGCACAGTCGCGAGGGCGGCGGGTGACGTGCTTTCGATCATGGCGGCCTGGAGCTCTGGGGTCAACCTCACCGGCAACCTTGTTCCGCAGAATTCCAACATCCAGATCGGCAGCAATCCAGACGGCTTCCAGGCCGGCGACGTGCTCGTGGTCACCAATTGCGTGAACGCCGACGTGTTCCGCGCGACGACGGTATCGACGGGGTCCGGTACGACCGTTACGATCGCCCATGCGAACAGCTCCAACACCGGCAACCGCGTGGGCACTTATGGGCCCGACGCCTTCGTGATGCGGGTGAACCAGTACTCCTACTTCATCGGTACCAACCCCGCCGGTAATCGTGCCCTCTATCGAGTGGGCGTCACCGGCAGCGCCGAGGAACTGGTCGAGAACGTGTGGGACATGCAGATCCGCTACGGGCTCGATACCAACGGCGACGGTGCGGTGGACAGCTACAGCAGTGCGCCCACGAACTGGCCGCAGGTCGTCAGCGTGACCCTGAACCTGCTGATGCGCAGCCCGGACGACAACATCTCGACCGCTACGCAGTCGGCCACGTTCAACAACGGTACCTTCAACGCGCCGGATCGCAGGCTCTATCAGGTCTACTCGGCGACGGTGGGGGTGCGCAACCGCATCCCGCCGATGTAG
- the pilV gene encoding type IV pilus modification protein PilV, translating to MKQSGFTLLEILVAMLVLAVGLLGLAGLMTSSMRNNLSASHRTQATWMAYDIVDRMRANRAAAVTGNYATAIGTPGACSTAVPTGTVPQQDIAAWKNQLACVLPAGDGSVAVDAATRVATIVVQWNDSRGLVDSGSAANQAAKTFRVETQL from the coding sequence ATGAAACAGTCGGGATTCACCCTGCTCGAAATTCTGGTCGCAATGCTGGTGCTGGCCGTCGGCCTGCTCGGCCTGGCCGGCTTGATGACGTCCAGCATGCGCAACAATCTCAGCGCCAGTCATCGCACCCAGGCGACCTGGATGGCCTACGACATCGTCGACCGCATGCGCGCGAATCGCGCTGCCGCGGTGACGGGAAACTACGCCACGGCGATTGGAACGCCAGGAGCGTGCTCGACGGCCGTGCCGACGGGGACGGTTCCGCAGCAGGACATCGCCGCCTGGAAGAACCAGCTCGCGTGCGTGCTCCCTGCCGGGGATGGCTCGGTCGCCGTAGACGCGGCAACGCGTGTGGCGACGATCGTCGTCCAGTGGAATGACAGCCGTGGTCTGGTTGATAGCGGGAGCGCGGCAAACCAAGCGGCCAAGACGTTCAGGGTGGAAACACAACTATGA
- a CDS encoding GspH/FimT family pseudopilin, giving the protein MIDASKRGFTLIELLVTLAVAAILVTVAVPNFQRFVMNNRMASQANDLITAINIARSEAVKRAVNVTVCASSNGTSCTGTWNQGWIVQDASGNRLRVQQALGGSSTLTGGTDVATQVAFTSTGRTTIATTATTASTTLTLCPPSPAQVQGRAIQIERTGRTRVSSVACP; this is encoded by the coding sequence ATGATCGACGCCTCGAAGCGCGGCTTCACCCTGATCGAACTGCTGGTCACGCTGGCCGTCGCGGCCATCCTGGTGACGGTCGCCGTTCCCAATTTCCAGCGGTTCGTGATGAATAACCGCATGGCGTCGCAGGCCAACGACCTGATTACGGCGATCAATATCGCGCGCAGCGAGGCCGTCAAGCGCGCTGTCAATGTGACGGTCTGCGCGAGCAGCAACGGCACCAGCTGCACCGGCACCTGGAACCAGGGCTGGATTGTCCAGGACGCGTCCGGGAACCGCCTCCGGGTGCAGCAGGCGCTCGGCGGTTCCAGTACGCTGACCGGCGGGACGGATGTCGCCACGCAAGTTGCCTTCACGTCGACCGGCCGGACAACGATCGCCACGACCGCCACCACGGCGAGCACGACCCTCACGCTCTGCCCGCCCAGCCCCGCCCAGGTCCAGGGGCGGGCGATCCAGATCGAACGTACCGGACGCACGCGGGTTTCCAGCGTCGCCTGCCCATGA
- a CDS encoding GspH/FimT family pseudopilin, whose amino-acid sequence MQRRGFTLVELLVGLAVGAILLAIALPGYAYLARASRLAAITNDLLTALQLARSEAIKRGTRVTVCKTADAESAVPACDAAAGWHEGWLVFVDGGAHGVIDVNDQVLRAQAHSHRTVSITANATYGHYISYRPDGTSQGSGGLPNGTLQICADGDRRDIIINHTGRPRLQSGSC is encoded by the coding sequence ATGCAACGGCGCGGATTCACACTGGTGGAACTGCTGGTCGGGCTGGCGGTAGGGGCGATTTTATTGGCGATTGCGCTTCCAGGCTATGCCTATCTGGCTCGGGCAAGCCGGCTGGCGGCCATCACGAACGACCTCCTGACCGCGTTGCAGCTGGCGCGGTCGGAGGCCATCAAGCGGGGCACGCGGGTCACGGTATGCAAGACTGCCGACGCCGAAAGCGCCGTACCGGCATGTGACGCCGCCGCAGGCTGGCACGAGGGCTGGCTGGTGTTCGTCGACGGGGGGGCGCACGGCGTGATCGACGTCAATGACCAGGTGCTGCGCGCCCAGGCGCATTCGCATCGAACGGTCAGTATCACCGCCAATGCGACCTACGGCCACTACATCAGCTATCGGCCCGACGGCACCAGCCAGGGCTCGGGCGGGCTGCCCAACGGCACGCTGCAGATCTGCGCGGATGGCGACCGCCGCGACATCATCATCAACCACACGGGGCGTCCGAGGCTGCAATCGGGCAGCTGTTGA
- the thiO gene encoding glycine oxidase ThiO, with amino-acid sequence MPRADAPPAKPSVVVLGAGVSGLSVALALLKRGDTVTVLERGEAGAESSWAGGGILSPLLPWNYPDALTALALRSMAAYPDWVADIEARAGRSTEYTRSGMRVLGEPHPETAVAWCRAHGLAAMPRHDEAGDAVWLPEIAQVRNPRLVSALRDAVVGLGGTLRTHESATAVVTRAAKVEAVHTANADYAADRFVVATGAWAGIPLPGLPAVPNIRPIRGQMLLFQLSPGALDTILYRRGLYLIPRRDGHVLVGSTLEDVGFDKATDAATRARLHAEAAELLPVLRSLQPVRHWAGLRPGAPDNIPVIDRHPDFDNVFVNVGHYRYGVTLAPASAELLADLLEGRAPALDPAPYRWQAALQRSWPQGQ; translated from the coding sequence ATGCCGAGGGCTGACGCCCCGCCGGCCAAGCCGTCGGTTGTCGTGCTCGGCGCGGGCGTGTCCGGCCTCAGTGTTGCGCTCGCGCTGCTGAAGCGTGGCGATACCGTGACGGTGCTCGAGCGTGGGGAAGCGGGCGCTGAATCCTCGTGGGCGGGGGGCGGCATCCTCTCGCCGCTGCTGCCCTGGAATTACCCGGATGCCCTGACGGCACTCGCACTGCGTTCGATGGCGGCCTACCCGGACTGGGTGGCGGACATCGAGGCACGTGCCGGCCGCAGCACCGAGTACACGCGCAGCGGCATGCGGGTGCTCGGCGAGCCTCACCCCGAGACGGCCGTCGCCTGGTGCCGGGCACATGGGCTTGCGGCGATGCCTCGCCACGACGAGGCGGGCGACGCCGTGTGGTTGCCCGAGATCGCCCAGGTACGCAATCCGCGGCTGGTCAGCGCATTGCGCGACGCGGTCGTCGGTCTGGGCGGCACGCTTCGCACCCACGAGTCGGCCACGGCCGTCGTCACCCGGGCCGCCAAGGTCGAGGCGGTCCACACCGCGAACGCGGACTACGCGGCGGACCGGTTCGTCGTGGCAACCGGTGCCTGGGCCGGCATTCCGCTGCCCGGGCTGCCCGCGGTGCCGAACATCCGTCCGATTCGCGGCCAGATGCTGCTGTTCCAGCTGTCTCCCGGTGCGCTCGACACGATCCTGTATCGCCGCGGCCTGTACCTGATCCCGAGGCGCGACGGCCACGTGCTGGTCGGCAGCACGCTGGAGGATGTCGGCTTCGACAAGGCGACCGATGCCGCCACCCGCGCGCGCCTGCATGCGGAAGCCGCGGAGCTGCTGCCCGTGCTGCGCTCGCTGCAGCCGGTGCGGCATTGGGCCGGGCTGCGCCCGGGCGCGCCGGACAACATTCCGGTCATCGACCGCCATCCGGACTTCGACAACGTGTTCGTCAATGTCGGGCATTACCGCTATGGCGTGACTTTGGCGCCGGCGTCGGCCGAGCTGCTCGCCGACCTGCTGGAAGGCCGCGCGCCCGCGCTCGACCCCGCCCCCTATCGCTGGCAGGCCGCGCTGCAGAGAAGCTGGCCGCAAGGGCAATGA
- a CDS encoding mitochondrial fission ELM1 family protein, which produces MPETAGPVLSVWVISDAKPGHLNQSLGLAEALARAAPSTVHTLPALPAWRAWLALLLKRAPGGDLPSPDLIIGAGHATHLTLLAARRARGGRTVVLMKPSLPRRWFDLCILPAHDGIAADRRTLVTEGALNRVRPAAEHDPQCGLLLIGGPSPHFEWDADALHLQLRSILARTPETRWVLTTSRRTPADFAAGVPPAPNLAIVPHTETAPDWLPAQLARCGNVWVTPDSASMVFEALSAGAAVGVFDLPVKPRSRIGQAIARLADTRRVTRFARWCAHGALHPNLHPLAEADRCATWILEWLKNETRRS; this is translated from the coding sequence GTGCCTGAGACCGCCGGCCCCGTGCTCTCCGTGTGGGTCATCAGCGACGCCAAGCCGGGCCACCTCAACCAGTCGCTGGGCCTGGCCGAGGCGCTGGCGCGCGCCGCGCCGAGTACGGTTCACACCCTGCCCGCCCTGCCGGCCTGGCGCGCCTGGCTCGCCCTGCTGCTGAAGCGTGCGCCGGGCGGCGATCTTCCCTCCCCCGACCTGATCATCGGCGCCGGCCACGCCACCCACCTGACCCTCCTGGCCGCGCGCCGCGCCCGCGGCGGACGCACCGTGGTGCTGATGAAGCCCAGCCTGCCGCGGCGCTGGTTCGACCTGTGCATCCTGCCCGCGCACGACGGCATCGCCGCGGACCGCCGCACGCTGGTGACCGAGGGCGCACTCAATCGCGTCCGTCCCGCGGCGGAGCACGATCCGCAATGCGGCCTCCTGCTGATCGGCGGCCCGTCGCCGCACTTCGAGTGGGACGCAGACGCGCTCCACCTGCAGCTGCGCAGCATTCTCGCCCGCACGCCGGAGACGCGCTGGGTCCTGACCACGTCGCGCCGAACGCCCGCCGATTTCGCGGCGGGCGTGCCGCCGGCGCCGAATCTGGCCATCGTCCCGCACACGGAGACGGCGCCCGACTGGCTCCCGGCGCAACTGGCGCGCTGCGGCAACGTATGGGTCACGCCGGACAGTGCCTCGATGGTGTTCGAGGCGCTGTCCGCAGGTGCCGCCGTCGGCGTCTTCGACCTGCCCGTCAAGCCGAGAAGCCGCATCGGCCAGGCCATCGCACGGCTGGCCGACACGCGGCGCGTCACCCGCTTCGCGCGCTGGTGCGCCCATGGCGCGCTTCACCCGAATCTGCATCCGCTGGCGGAGGCGGACCGTTGTGCAACCTGGATCCTCGAATGGCTGAAGAACGAAACAAGAAGAAGCTGA
- a CDS encoding glycosyltransferase family 4 protein translates to MAEERNKKKLTVLQLLPAMESGGVERGVLEVAHALVEHGHRALVISEGGRLVARLAECGAEHVAWPIGRKTLRTLLLVRRLRRFLTEQRVDIVHARSRVPAWIAWLAWRGMAPATRPRFVTTVHGLYSVNRYSRIMTRGERVIAVSETVRDYILREYPDTPPARIEVIPRGVDGRFYPHGWKPDPAWQQRFLEQFPHAVGKQLVTLPGRITRLKGHEDFIELVGRMKRRGLPVHGLIVGGAAASKQRYWRKLHCRVRSMGLDADISFTGQRDDLKNILAISNLVLSLSSQPESFGRTTLEALRLGVPTAGYDHGGVGEILRAVYPAGLLPCGRIDEACQRIARLLQQHEPVPAGDFFPLRTMLDRTLALYEALADAPRRC, encoded by the coding sequence ATGGCTGAAGAACGAAACAAGAAGAAGCTGACCGTCCTGCAATTGCTGCCTGCCATGGAGTCAGGCGGGGTCGAGCGCGGCGTGCTCGAGGTGGCCCACGCCCTGGTTGAGCACGGGCATCGTGCACTGGTGATCTCGGAAGGCGGCCGGCTGGTCGCGCGCCTGGCGGAATGCGGGGCCGAGCACGTCGCCTGGCCGATCGGACGGAAGACCCTGCGAACGCTGCTGCTGGTGCGCAGGCTGCGCCGGTTCCTGACCGAACAGCGCGTCGACATCGTCCACGCCCGCTCGCGGGTTCCCGCCTGGATCGCCTGGCTGGCCTGGCGCGGCATGGCCCCCGCCACCCGTCCGCGCTTCGTCACGACCGTGCACGGCCTCTACAGCGTCAACCGGTACAGCCGCATCATGACGCGGGGCGAACGGGTCATCGCCGTCTCCGAGACGGTTCGCGACTACATCCTGCGCGAATACCCCGACACGCCGCCCGCTCGCATCGAGGTCATCCCGCGCGGCGTGGACGGCCGCTTCTACCCGCACGGATGGAAGCCCGATCCGGCGTGGCAGCAGCGGTTCCTCGAACAGTTTCCCCATGCGGTGGGCAAGCAGCTGGTCACCCTGCCGGGGCGCATCACGCGGCTCAAGGGGCACGAGGACTTCATCGAGCTCGTCGGGCGGATGAAGCGGCGCGGCCTGCCCGTGCACGGTCTCATCGTCGGCGGCGCGGCGGCGTCCAAGCAACGGTATTGGCGCAAGCTGCACTGCCGCGTACGCAGCATGGGGCTGGACGCCGACATCAGCTTCACCGGCCAGCGCGACGACCTGAAGAACATCCTGGCGATCTCCAACCTGGTCCTGTCCCTGTCCTCGCAGCCGGAATCCTTCGGGCGAACCACGCTCGAAGCCTTGCGGCTCGGCGTGCCGACCGCAGGCTACGACCACGGCGGCGTCGGCGAGATCCTGCGCGCCGTCTATCCCGCAGGCCTGCTGCCGTGCGGCCGCATCGACGAAGCCTGCCAGCGCATCGCCCGGCTGCTGCAGCAGCACGAGCCCGTTCCGGCGGGCGACTTCTTCCCGCTGCGCACGATGCTGGACCGGACCCTCGCCCTGTACGAAGCGCTGGCGGACGCGCCCCGGCGCTGCTGA
- a CDS encoding glycosyltransferase family 10 domain-containing protein, with translation MSEREPRRLRVKMLSSLPAAIWMHQFPHNEPVWGECEFTFERDARDYDWLLVYDDLPERPGEPKKTTREELACPREHTLLVTCEPSSVKIYGNSFARQFGAVLTSQPEWALPHPRRIFSQPALHWFYGMGREVLPFDRIAGEPPLDKTRDVSMVYSPKAMRHTLHHHRARFMRWLVEHMPELDTFGRQTARPLDDKADCLRDYRYHVAIENFIGVHHWTEKLADPFIGLSLPFYYGCPNAEDYFPAESFIRIDIRDPAAALKIIRSAIAGNEYEKRLPALVEARRRILYEYNLFAVAAREIARLHRADAKADPDEAMLSRRALRLSSPAVALRDFYGKVRGRLLHLPAAISGRS, from the coding sequence ATGAGCGAACGCGAACCCCGCCGCCTGCGCGTGAAGATGCTGAGCAGCCTGCCGGCCGCCATCTGGATGCACCAGTTTCCGCACAACGAGCCGGTCTGGGGCGAATGCGAATTCACCTTCGAGCGCGATGCGCGCGACTACGACTGGCTGCTGGTCTACGACGACCTGCCGGAGCGTCCCGGCGAGCCGAAGAAGACCACGCGCGAGGAGCTGGCGTGCCCGCGCGAACATACGCTGCTGGTGACCTGCGAGCCGTCTTCGGTGAAGATCTACGGCAACAGCTTCGCGCGCCAGTTCGGCGCAGTGCTGACCAGCCAGCCCGAATGGGCCTTGCCCCACCCGCGGCGGATCTTTTCCCAGCCGGCACTGCACTGGTTCTACGGGATGGGGCGCGAGGTGCTGCCCTTCGACCGCATCGCCGGCGAGCCTCCCCTCGACAAGACCCGCGACGTGTCGATGGTGTATTCGCCGAAGGCGATGCGCCACACGCTGCACCACCACCGCGCCCGCTTCATGCGCTGGCTGGTCGAGCACATGCCCGAACTCGACACCTTCGGCCGCCAGACTGCGCGCCCGCTCGACGACAAGGCCGACTGCCTGCGCGACTATCGCTACCACGTCGCGATCGAGAATTTCATCGGGGTGCATCACTGGACCGAGAAGCTGGCCGATCCCTTCATCGGACTGTCGCTGCCGTTTTATTACGGTTGCCCGAACGCGGAGGACTATTTCCCCGCCGAGAGCTTCATCCGCATCGACATCCGCGATCCCGCGGCGGCGCTCAAAATCATCCGCAGCGCGATCGCCGGCAACGAATACGAGAAGCGCCTGCCGGCTCTGGTCGAGGCGCGGCGGCGCATCCTGTACGAATACAACCTGTTCGCCGTGGCGGCGCGGGAGATCGCGCGTCTGCATCGCGCCGACGCGAAAGCCGACCCGGATGAGGCGATGCTGTCGCGCCGTGCCCTGCGGCTGTCGAGCCCTGCCGTGGCGTTGCGCGACTTCTACGGCAAGGTGCGCGGCCGCCTGCTGCACCTGCCGGCGGCGATCAGCGGACGCTCCTGA
- a CDS encoding glycosyltransferase family 9 protein codes for MSRIRRVLVIKWSALGDVVIATALMEDIARALPLAEIHLNTQPNCTGLFAHDPRFAEVWAIDVRSKTHRWKNSLAWMKKVRAGRYDLVIDLQRSDHSRFLLALLWLTGGAPRIRVGNRGGFPYTHQPAVRDPQAHAMPMMQSVLQAIGIPTQTMHPVLYPAPERLAVVESLRQQHGLVDDRYVVLLPGAAAAHPLKRWGAARFAELARLLHARGVAKIAVIGGPDEVDDCAEIAEAGDWVVNLNGRLQLLDIAPMCAGAIAIIGNDTGTAHFASAAGRPLLVLCGPTDPRRVKPIGTAAVAVQAQLPCRNCYAKVCANPEQQACMRAITPEWVAANFPALAAGELGPGHDWPEGLRSF; via the coding sequence TTGTCCCGGATTCGCCGCGTCCTCGTCATCAAGTGGAGCGCGCTCGGCGACGTCGTCATCGCGACCGCGCTCATGGAGGACATCGCCCGCGCGCTGCCGCTCGCCGAGATCCACCTCAACACGCAGCCGAACTGCACGGGCCTGTTCGCCCACGACCCGCGCTTCGCCGAGGTGTGGGCGATCGACGTGCGCAGCAAGACCCATCGGTGGAAAAACAGCCTCGCGTGGATGAAGAAGGTTCGCGCCGGGCGCTACGACCTGGTGATCGACCTGCAGCGATCGGACCACTCGCGCTTCCTGCTCGCGCTGCTTTGGCTCACCGGAGGCGCGCCGCGCATCCGCGTCGGCAACCGCGGCGGCTTCCCCTACACGCACCAGCCTGCCGTGCGCGATCCCCAGGCCCACGCGATGCCGATGATGCAGTCGGTGCTGCAGGCGATCGGCATTCCCACGCAGACCATGCATCCGGTGCTGTATCCGGCGCCCGAGCGGCTGGCCGTGGTGGAATCGCTGCGCCAGCAGCACGGCCTCGTGGACGACCGCTATGTCGTGCTGCTGCCGGGCGCCGCGGCCGCGCACCCGCTCAAGCGCTGGGGCGCGGCGCGCTTCGCCGAGCTCGCGCGGTTGCTGCACGCACGGGGCGTGGCGAAGATCGCCGTGATCGGCGGCCCCGACGAAGTGGACGACTGCGCGGAGATCGCCGAGGCGGGGGACTGGGTGGTGAACCTCAACGGCCGGCTGCAGCTGCTCGACATCGCGCCGATGTGCGCAGGCGCGATCGCCATCATCGGCAACGACACCGGCACCGCGCACTTCGCCTCGGCCGCCGGGCGCCCGCTGCTGGTGTTGTGCGGGCCGACCGACCCGCGCCGGGTCAAGCCGATCGGCACGGCCGCGGTGGCGGTGCAGGCGCAGCTGCCGTGCCGCAACTGCTATGCGAAAGTGTGCGCGAACCCCGAGCAGCAGGCGTGCATGAGGGCGATCACGCCGGAATGGGTGGCAGCGAACTTCCCCGCATTGGCTGCCGGCGAGCTCGGGCCGGGGCACGACTGGCCCGAAGGGCTGCGCAGTTTCTGA
- a CDS encoding polysaccharide biosynthesis protein yields MNLSYRTAIIILHDVLVAALAWLGAYWLRFNLAVPPGFQAAAVSTLAWVVPLQAAVFWRFGLYRGIWRFASLPDLKRIVLAVGIAALLIPLVLVLFRIHAVVPRSVLILDPLLLVMVMGGSRLAYRAWKEHRIASMLHPASKPVLVAGAGSAADFLLRELARNPAGFHVVGLLDDSRDKQGRLVQGLPVLGGLDEVATWAQKMGVDDVVLALPSAAHVVRKRITQACAEAGLNVMTIPSLEDLVAGRVSVSSLRPIELDDLLGRDPVQLDDSGLHRLLTGKVVMVTGAGGSIGSELCRQIARFEPARLVLFEQSELALYAMEQELPQRFPNLAIAPVIGDVKNAAWVDRVMAGQKPAVVFHAAAYKHVPLMENANAWEAVRNNVLGTRVVAAAAQAHGVAKFVMISTDKAVNPTNVMGATKRLAEMMCQSMQRRQDDHGPGGTRFVSVRFGNVLGSSGSVIPKFQKQIEAGGPVTVTHPEITRYFMSIPEAAQLVLQAGLMGEGGEIFVLDMGEPVKIAELAKMMIRLSGADEDRIRIEYTGLRPGEKLYEELLADDESTLPTPHPKLRVAKARAADAGWCDECMAWLAQQGLPDEAAVKRQLQAWVPEYKPESV; encoded by the coding sequence ATGAACCTTAGTTACCGCACCGCCATCATCATCCTGCACGACGTGCTGGTGGCGGCCCTGGCGTGGCTCGGCGCCTACTGGTTGCGCTTCAACCTGGCCGTGCCGCCCGGGTTCCAGGCGGCGGCGGTGTCCACGCTCGCCTGGGTGGTGCCGCTGCAGGCGGCGGTGTTCTGGCGCTTCGGCCTCTACCGCGGCATCTGGCGCTTCGCCAGCCTGCCGGACCTCAAGCGCATCGTGCTCGCGGTGGGCATCGCGGCGCTGCTGATTCCGCTGGTTCTCGTGCTGTTCCGAATCCATGCGGTGGTGCCCCGTTCGGTGCTGATTCTCGACCCGCTGCTGCTGGTGATGGTGATGGGCGGCAGCCGCCTGGCCTACCGCGCGTGGAAGGAACACCGCATCGCCAGCATGCTGCATCCCGCCAGCAAGCCAGTGCTGGTGGCGGGGGCCGGGTCGGCGGCGGATTTCCTGCTGCGCGAGCTCGCGCGCAACCCGGCAGGCTTCCACGTGGTGGGACTGCTCGACGACAGCCGCGACAAGCAGGGCCGGCTGGTGCAGGGCCTGCCGGTGCTCGGTGGGCTCGACGAGGTGGCGACCTGGGCGCAGAAGATGGGCGTCGACGACGTCGTGCTTGCGCTGCCGTCGGCGGCGCACGTGGTGCGCAAGCGCATCACGCAGGCCTGCGCGGAGGCCGGTCTCAACGTGATGACGATCCCCTCGCTCGAGGACCTGGTGGCGGGCCGCGTGTCGGTCTCCAGCCTGCGCCCCATCGAGCTCGACGACCTGCTCGGGCGCGATCCGGTGCAGCTCGACGACAGCGGACTGCACCGGCTGCTCACCGGCAAGGTCGTGATGGTGACGGGCGCCGGCGGTTCGATCGGCTCCGAGCTGTGCCGCCAGATCGCGCGCTTCGAGCCGGCGCGGCTGGTCCTGTTCGAGCAGTCCGAGCTGGCCCTCTACGCGATGGAGCAGGAGCTGCCGCAGCGCTTCCCGAATCTCGCGATCGCGCCGGTGATCGGCGACGTCAAGAATGCCGCGTGGGTCGATCGGGTCATGGCCGGGCAGAAGCCGGCCGTCGTGTTCCACGCCGCCGCCTACAAGCACGTGCCGCTGATGGAGAACGCCAACGCCTGGGAGGCGGTGCGCAACAACGTGCTCGGCACGCGCGTGGTCGCCGCCGCGGCGCAGGCGCACGGCGTCGCCAAGTTCGTCATGATCTCGACCGACAAGGCGGTCAATCCGACCAACGTGATGGGGGCGACCAAGCGCCTCGCCGAAATGATGTGCCAGTCGATGCAGCGGCGCCAGGACGATCACGGGCCGGGCGGCACGCGCTTCGTCTCGGTGCGCTTCGGCAACGTGCTGGGCTCGTCCGGCAGCGTGATCCCCAAGTTCCAGAAGCAGATCGAGGCAGGCGGCCCGGTCACGGTGACGCACCCCGAGATCACGCGCTACTTCATGTCGATCCCCGAGGCCGCCCAGCTGGTGCTGCAGGCCGGCCTGATGGGCGAGGGCGGCGAGATCTTCGTGCTCGACATGGGCGAGCCGGTGAAGATCGCCGAGCTGGCGAAAATGATGATCCGTCTGTCCGGGGCGGACGAGGACCGCATCCGCATCGAGTACACCGGCCTGCGCCCCGGCGAGAAGCTCTACGAGGAGCTGTTGGCGGACGACGAATCCACGCTGCCAACGCCCCATCCCAAACTGCGGGTCGCGAAGGCGCGCGCGGCCGACGCCGGCTGGTGTGACGAATGCATGGCGTGGCTGGCGCAGCAGGGCCTGCCCGACGAGGCGGCGGTGAAGCGGCAGTTGCAGGCCTGGGTGCCGGAATACAAGCCGGAATCGGTATAA
- a CDS encoding MraY family glycosyltransferase yields MSALVPVLAFVVCWLVLAGLLRRRHVLPMDHPNARSLHATPTPRIGGLGIMAGIAVAGAWLADTALLPVLLGAFALAAVSLLDDARGLPVRVRFLAHFVAAAGCLFALGLTGWALLVSTLAVVWMTNLYNFMDGANGLAGGMAVIGFGTLSVAAWLGHAPGLAAFCAAIAAAALAFLRFNFPSARLFMGDAGSIPLGFLAATLGIRGAMTGVWPWLFPLLVFSPFVADASVTLVRRALRGEKIWQAHRSHYYQRVVLLGATHRQLALGAYALMLAMAALALVLRASPPHAAWVLILSAVIYLTLFLVIDLRWRRLRHEP; encoded by the coding sequence ATGAGTGCGCTCGTTCCCGTGCTCGCCTTCGTGGTCTGCTGGCTGGTGCTCGCGGGACTGCTGAGGCGCCGTCACGTGCTGCCCATGGACCACCCCAACGCCCGCTCGCTGCACGCGACGCCGACGCCGCGCATTGGCGGGCTCGGCATCATGGCTGGGATCGCTGTGGCGGGCGCGTGGCTGGCCGACACCGCGCTGCTGCCGGTGCTGCTGGGCGCGTTCGCGCTGGCGGCGGTGTCGCTGCTCGACGACGCGCGCGGCCTGCCGGTGCGGGTGCGTTTTCTGGCCCATTTTGTCGCGGCCGCCGGTTGCCTGTTCGCGCTCGGACTCACCGGCTGGGCGCTGCTGGTCAGTACGCTGGCCGTGGTGTGGATGACCAATCTTTACAACTTCATGGACGGCGCGAACGGGCTGGCCGGCGGCATGGCGGTGATCGGCTTCGGCACGCTGTCGGTCGCGGCATGGCTGGGCCATGCGCCGGGGCTGGCGGCATTCTGCGCGGCGATCGCAGCGGCGGCGCTGGCCTTCCTGCGCTTCAATTTTCCGTCGGCGCGCCTGTTCATGGGCGATGCCGGCTCGATTCCGCTCGGCTTTCTCGCGGCGACGCTCGGCATCCGCGGGGCGATGACCGGCGTATGGCCATGGCTGTTTCCGCTGCTCGTGTTCTCGCCCTTCGTCGCCGATGCCAGCGTCACGCTGGTGCGGCGTGCATTGCGCGGTGAGAAGATCTGGCAGGCGCACCGTTCGCATTACTATCAGCGCGTCGTGCTGCTCGGTGCGACGCACCGCCAGCTGGCTCTGGGGGCATACGCGCTGATGCTGGCGATGGCGGCGCTGGCGCTCGTCTTGCGCGCATCGCCACCGCACGCCGCGTGGGTGCTTATACTGTCGGCCGTGATCTACCTGACGCTCTTCCTCGTGATCGATCTTCGCTGGCGTCGCCTCCGCCATGAACCTTAG